One segment of Sphingomonas telluris DNA contains the following:
- a CDS encoding BufA1 family periplasmic bufferin-type metallophore translates to MKITHIAVASAVTALVSTAGLASPVKPQPTKDKCYGISLAGKNDCAAGAGTTCAGTSKKNYQGNSWKYVAKGTCASIKTPKGNGSLTPTAR, encoded by the coding sequence ATGAAAATCACGCACATCGCCGTCGCCAGCGCCGTCACCGCGCTCGTCTCGACGGCCGGCCTGGCCTCGCCGGTCAAGCCGCAGCCGACCAAGGACAAGTGCTACGGCATCTCGCTCGCTGGGAAGAACGACTGCGCCGCCGGTGCGGGAACGACCTGCGCGGGCACGTCCAAGAAGAACTACCAGGGCAATTCCTGGAAATATGTCGCCAAGGGCACCTGCGCGTCGATCAAGACGCCCAAGGGCAACGGCTCGCTCACCCCGACCGCGCGGTGA
- a CDS encoding LysR family transcriptional regulator, translating to MEMQQVRYFVALAGTLNFTRAAEQCNVSQPALTRAIQQLEHELGGPLFHRERANTHLSELGRMMLPYLQSVEESCRAARDQAKAVKKLEQATLTIGTMCTIGPQLVSDLLVRFQVEHPGVEVRIIDTGAPEMIEMLEKGDLEVAIVGVPDELPGTLHQLPIFEERFVIVLPPNHRLVAHDEIRAAELDKEPYVSRSNCEVFEPVRKELVDRNIYLRQVFSSPRDDWVQGMIKAGLGLGFFPEFSVTDPDLVVRPLIEPSFTRTIYLTTVRGRPHSPSVGAFVQEARRYPWPASRMASAGDTISLRQQIMAVG from the coding sequence ATGGAAATGCAGCAGGTTCGCTATTTCGTTGCCCTGGCCGGCACGCTCAACTTCACGCGTGCCGCCGAGCAGTGCAACGTGAGCCAGCCCGCGCTGACGAGAGCGATCCAGCAGCTTGAGCATGAGCTCGGCGGCCCGCTGTTCCACCGCGAGCGCGCGAATACGCATCTGTCCGAGCTCGGGCGGATGATGCTACCTTACCTGCAATCCGTCGAGGAGAGCTGCCGTGCGGCTCGCGACCAGGCGAAGGCCGTCAAAAAGCTGGAGCAGGCGACACTGACGATCGGCACGATGTGCACGATCGGACCGCAGCTAGTTTCCGACCTTCTCGTCCGCTTCCAGGTCGAGCATCCCGGCGTGGAGGTGCGGATCATCGATACCGGCGCCCCTGAAATGATCGAGATGCTGGAGAAGGGTGACCTCGAAGTCGCCATCGTGGGAGTGCCCGACGAGCTTCCCGGGACGCTCCACCAGCTTCCCATCTTCGAAGAGCGCTTCGTGATCGTCCTTCCGCCCAACCACCGGCTGGTGGCCCACGACGAGATCCGAGCTGCAGAGCTCGACAAGGAGCCTTACGTCAGCCGCTCAAACTGCGAAGTATTCGAGCCGGTCCGGAAGGAGCTGGTCGACCGCAACATCTACCTGCGGCAGGTATTCAGCTCACCGCGCGACGATTGGGTGCAGGGGATGATAAAGGCTGGCCTCGGCCTGGGTTTCTTCCCCGAGTTCAGCGTCACGGATCCTGATCTCGTGGTGAGGCCGCTGATCGAGCCGAGCTTCACTCGGACGATCTATCTGACGACCGTCCGCGGACGCCCGCATTCTCCATCGGTCGGCGCGTTCGTGCAGGAGGCGCGGCGCTACCCCTGGCCGGCCTCACGAATGGCGAGCGCAGGCGACACAATCTCCCTCCGTCAGCAGATCATGGCAGTCGGCTAG
- a CDS encoding carboxymuconolactone decarboxylase family protein — translation MSERYRRGVDVVQHLSSGSLEKFLKTSRIAEVAPDFARMVVEFAFGDLYSREVLSFRDREIVAIASLASLGHASPQLRTHVEAAQRLGISKSEVVEILMQIAIYSGLPASLNALADCHDLLTEGDCVACARHS, via the coding sequence ATGAGTGAGCGTTATCGTCGTGGCGTAGACGTGGTTCAGCACCTGTCGTCGGGGTCGCTGGAGAAGTTCCTCAAGACCAGCCGCATCGCGGAGGTGGCGCCCGACTTCGCGCGGATGGTCGTCGAGTTCGCGTTCGGCGACCTCTATTCCCGCGAGGTGCTTTCGTTTCGGGATCGGGAGATCGTCGCCATCGCCTCCCTCGCCAGCCTCGGGCACGCGAGCCCTCAGCTTCGCACGCATGTCGAGGCCGCCCAGCGGCTAGGGATCAGCAAGTCCGAAGTCGTCGAGATCCTGATGCAGATCGCGATCTACAGCGGCCTTCCGGCGTCGCTCAACGCTCTAGCCGACTGCCATGATCTGCTGACGGAGGGAGATTGTGTCGCCTGCGCTCGCCATTCGTGA
- a CDS encoding MFS transporter, translating into MTDIARPAMVHEPAGLSAYRSLLIAVIGFLTLVDLFATQAILPSLAASYGVKPAEIGLAANASTLGMAISGLFVGVFSANIERKRAIALSLLFLSVPTALLAFAPNLTVFAVLRVIQGLFMAAAFTLTLTHLAERCEVRTAHALAAYVTGVVASNLIGRLTAAFVASLVGAEHSFLFFALLNLAGAALVSATLDRNAPEPMQRMGRFWNAWTEHLSDPALRQTFAVGFLILFGFIGVFTYVGFVLMRPPHALSMTALGLVFLVFLPSMVTTPMAGSVVRSTGPGPAAAGSLAIALVGLLLLLLPSLHAVIGGLTLVGIGTFFAQAVATGHVGRIAKGDKAAASGLYLSSYYCGGLAGAAVIGQLFDRLGWTAAIAGVFAALALAAFLGAKLVRAEGV; encoded by the coding sequence ATGACCGACATTGCCCGCCCTGCGATGGTCCACGAGCCCGCCGGACTTTCGGCTTACCGGTCGCTGCTGATCGCAGTGATCGGGTTCCTCACTCTGGTCGACCTCTTCGCGACGCAGGCGATCCTGCCGAGCCTAGCCGCTTCCTACGGCGTGAAGCCCGCGGAGATCGGGCTTGCAGCCAATGCGAGCACGCTCGGAATGGCGATTTCCGGCCTGTTCGTTGGGGTCTTTAGCGCCAACATCGAGCGCAAGCGCGCCATCGCGCTCAGCCTCCTCTTCCTGTCGGTGCCGACGGCATTGCTCGCCTTCGCGCCGAACCTGACCGTCTTCGCGGTGCTGCGTGTCATCCAGGGCCTGTTCATGGCCGCGGCGTTCACGCTGACGCTGACGCATCTGGCGGAGCGCTGCGAGGTCCGGACCGCGCATGCGCTTGCGGCCTATGTCACTGGCGTCGTTGCCAGCAATCTCATCGGTCGCCTGACCGCCGCTTTCGTTGCGAGCCTGGTCGGGGCCGAGCACAGCTTCCTTTTCTTTGCGCTTTTGAACCTTGCAGGCGCGGCGCTGGTTAGCGCTACCCTGGACCGGAACGCTCCTGAGCCGATGCAGCGCATGGGCCGCTTCTGGAACGCTTGGACGGAGCATCTCAGCGACCCCGCACTTCGCCAGACGTTCGCCGTCGGATTCCTGATCCTGTTCGGCTTCATCGGCGTCTTCACCTACGTCGGCTTCGTGCTGATGCGGCCGCCGCACGCGCTGTCGATGACGGCGCTGGGCCTCGTCTTTCTCGTCTTCTTGCCTTCGATGGTCACGACGCCAATGGCCGGCTCCGTCGTCAGGAGCACAGGGCCCGGGCCGGCCGCTGCGGGTAGCCTCGCCATCGCGCTGGTGGGGCTGCTGCTTCTGCTCCTGCCGAGCCTTCATGCGGTGATTGGTGGCCTGACCCTCGTCGGCATCGGCACCTTCTTTGCGCAGGCGGTCGCCACCGGCCATGTCGGCCGCATCGCCAAGGGAGACAAGGCAGCCGCTAGCGGCCTCTACCTCTCTTCCTATTACTGCGGCGGCCTCGCCGGAGCCGCCGTCATCGGCCAGCTTTTCGACCGGCTGGGTTGGACCGCCGCGATCGCAGGCGTGTTCGCCGCGCTCGCGCTGGCAGCATTCCTCGGAGCCAAACTCGTGCGAGCGGAAGGTGTGTGA
- a CDS encoding cupin domain-containing protein, with amino-acid sequence MFNLKTMIATAAIAVAAASSFATPAAAGQCTTPGTSDLAKAPTMPKGVTDDVLSAISLGPEINVDGRQLRTRRLVVQPGGIVPLHSHKDRPALIYVISGSITEHSSACGAPIEHKAGDISREADGLSHYWENHGKVPAVLLSSDVFHG; translated from the coding sequence ATGTTCAACCTCAAGACCATGATCGCGACGGCCGCCATTGCCGTTGCAGCCGCCAGCAGCTTTGCGACCCCTGCGGCTGCGGGCCAGTGCACCACGCCCGGCACCAGCGACCTCGCCAAGGCGCCCACGATGCCGAAGGGCGTCACCGACGACGTTCTCAGCGCCATCAGTCTCGGCCCGGAAATCAACGTGGACGGCCGCCAGCTGCGCACGCGCCGCCTAGTCGTCCAGCCTGGCGGAATCGTGCCGCTGCACAGCCACAAGGACCGTCCGGCGCTGATCTACGTCATCAGCGGCTCGATCACCGAGCATAGCAGCGCCTGCGGCGCTCCGATTGAGCACAAGGCCGGCGACATCAGCCGCGAGGCCGACGGCCTCAGTCACTATTGGGAGAACCACGGCAAGGTGCCGGCGGTCCTTCTCTCGTCGGACGTGTTCCACGGCTAG
- a CDS encoding 3-hydroxybutyrate dehydrogenase yields MDMQVQEMTDTAHPLSGKVAVVTGSTSGIGLGIARAFAEAGANVVINGLAEQREIDFVCEELDGICPVNRIVYNGANLMKAEEATGLVEETIVEFGGIDILVNNAGIQYVSPIETFPPEKYEAIIALDLSATWYTSRAAFASMKQKGYGRIINVASAHGLVASPFKSAYVAAKHGVVGLTKTLALEGAEHGITVNAICPGYVWTPLVENQIDDTAKARGITREEVIRDVLLAAQPNKRFADVEELGALAVFLCGPGGRSITGTAVPVDGGWTAH; encoded by the coding sequence ATGGACATGCAGGTCCAGGAAATGACCGACACCGCCCACCCGCTTTCCGGCAAGGTCGCGGTCGTCACGGGATCGACCAGCGGCATCGGCCTAGGAATTGCACGGGCGTTCGCGGAGGCGGGTGCCAACGTTGTCATCAACGGCCTCGCCGAGCAGCGCGAGATCGACTTCGTTTGCGAGGAGCTGGACGGGATCTGCCCCGTGAACCGCATCGTCTACAACGGTGCGAACCTGATGAAGGCCGAAGAGGCGACCGGTCTGGTCGAGGAGACGATCGTCGAGTTCGGCGGGATCGACATCCTCGTGAACAATGCCGGGATCCAGTACGTCAGCCCGATCGAGACCTTCCCGCCCGAGAAATATGAGGCGATCATCGCGCTCGACCTTTCGGCGACCTGGTACACGTCGCGCGCCGCCTTCGCGTCGATGAAGCAGAAGGGTTACGGCCGGATCATCAACGTGGCTTCCGCCCACGGCCTCGTCGCCTCACCCTTCAAGAGCGCTTACGTCGCCGCGAAGCACGGCGTCGTCGGCCTCACCAAGACGCTGGCGCTCGAGGGTGCGGAGCACGGCATTACCGTCAACGCGATCTGTCCGGGCTACGTCTGGACGCCGCTCGTCGAGAACCAGATCGACGACACCGCTAAGGCCCGCGGCATCACGCGCGAGGAGGTCATCCGCGACGTCTTGCTCGCGGCCCAGCCGAACAAGCGCTTCGCGGACGTCGAAGAACTCGGCGCGCTCGCGGTGTTCCTGTGCGGGCCGGGTGGGCGCTCGATCACTGGAACTGCGGTGCCGGTCGACGGCGGCTGGACGGCGCACTGA
- a CDS encoding patatin-like phospholipase family protein, whose translation MSALAKEVAALGQTVMVLQGGGALGAYQVGVYEALDEAGIAPQWVIGTSIGAINAALIAGSKPGERVDKLCEFWSRVQNDQLIPQGLPSWMATAARNWRAITAGVPSFFTPNPMAFLSPHNRLGAEKAGYYSVDPLRRTLEELIDFDQLNTGGTRITVGASSVRTAEMRYFDSRDVPLQLEHVLASGALPPGFPPVRIDGELYWDGGILSNTPVEVVFDDNLRKDSLVFAVHIWNPHGPEPETIWEVMNRQKDVQYSSRAAAHIKRQRQLHKMRHIIAELSKLVPAEKRSDNRLAEMASYGCLTRMHVVRLLAPALDHEDHSKDIDFSASGIRRRREAGYQDTMETLEKAPWRAPVDDIEGFILHEARGGRMIQTAAAR comes from the coding sequence ATGTCCGCGCTCGCGAAAGAGGTGGCCGCGCTCGGCCAGACCGTGATGGTCCTCCAGGGCGGCGGCGCGCTCGGCGCCTACCAGGTCGGAGTCTACGAGGCGCTCGACGAGGCCGGCATCGCTCCACAATGGGTGATCGGAACTTCGATCGGCGCGATCAACGCAGCGCTCATTGCCGGCAGCAAGCCTGGCGAGCGGGTCGACAAGCTCTGCGAGTTCTGGTCGCGGGTACAGAACGACCAGCTCATCCCGCAGGGCCTGCCGAGCTGGATGGCGACGGCGGCCCGGAACTGGCGGGCGATCACCGCCGGCGTTCCGTCCTTCTTCACGCCGAACCCCATGGCGTTCCTCAGCCCGCACAACCGGCTCGGTGCGGAAAAGGCTGGCTATTACTCGGTCGATCCCCTCCGCCGGACGCTGGAGGAGCTGATCGATTTCGACCAGCTCAACACGGGCGGCACGCGCATCACCGTCGGCGCATCGAGCGTGCGGACGGCCGAGATGCGCTACTTCGATTCTCGCGACGTGCCGCTGCAGCTCGAACACGTGCTAGCGTCCGGCGCGCTGCCGCCGGGCTTCCCCCCAGTCCGCATCGACGGCGAGCTCTACTGGGACGGCGGCATCCTTTCGAACACGCCGGTCGAGGTCGTGTTCGACGATAATCTCCGTAAGGACAGCCTGGTCTTCGCGGTGCACATCTGGAACCCGCACGGACCGGAGCCGGAGACGATCTGGGAGGTGATGAACCGCCAGAAGGACGTGCAATATTCGTCACGCGCCGCCGCGCACATCAAGCGGCAGCGCCAGCTGCACAAGATGCGGCACATCATCGCCGAGCTGAGCAAGCTGGTCCCAGCGGAAAAGCGCAGCGACAACCGGCTCGCGGAGATGGCGTCCTACGGATGCCTGACGAGGATGCATGTCGTTCGCTTGCTCGCGCCTGCCCTCGATCACGAGGATCACAGCAAAGACATCGACTTCAGCGCGAGCGGCATCCGCCGACGCCGCGAGGCCGGATATCAAGACACGATGGAGACCCTGGAGAAGGCTCCGTGGCGTGCGCCGGTGGACGACATCGAAGGCTTCATTCTCCACGAAGCACGCGGCGGGCGGATGATCCAAACCGCTGCCGCCCGCTGA
- a CDS encoding NADPH-dependent FMN reductase — protein sequence MLMLSNSRRSIAVLLGSMRRDRMGDRAARLVIDELERRGHDVHLVDPLELQLPLLDQMYKEHPAGEAPENLERLADLYRSADGFLVVSGEYNHGIPPALKNLLDHFLEEYFWRPSGIICYSAGGFGGVRAAMQLRMTLAELGMPSVPSLLPIPRIAEAISAEGVASDITVRSMNRFLDEFLWYADALAEARIGGTPY from the coding sequence ATGCTGATGCTTTCCAACTCCAGACGATCCATCGCCGTCTTGCTGGGCTCCATGCGCCGCGATCGAATGGGTGATAGAGCGGCGCGACTGGTCATCGACGAGCTCGAACGCCGAGGGCATGACGTGCACCTGGTGGATCCGCTGGAACTGCAGCTTCCGCTGCTCGACCAAATGTACAAGGAGCATCCGGCCGGCGAAGCGCCCGAGAACCTCGAACGGCTCGCGGATTTGTATCGCAGCGCCGACGGGTTCCTAGTCGTCAGCGGCGAATATAACCACGGCATCCCTCCGGCCCTGAAGAACCTGCTCGACCATTTCCTGGAGGAGTATTTTTGGCGGCCGTCGGGGATCATTTGTTACTCGGCGGGCGGCTTTGGTGGGGTTCGCGCAGCCATGCAGTTGCGCATGACGCTGGCCGAGCTTGGAATGCCGAGCGTTCCAAGCCTTCTGCCTATCCCTCGTATCGCAGAAGCGATTAGCGCGGAGGGCGTGGCGAGCGACATTACCGTTCGATCGATGAACCGCTTCCTCGATGAGTTTCTTTGGTACGCGGACGCCCTCGCCGAAGCGCGTATCGGCGGTACGCCGTACTGA
- a CDS encoding DUF302 domain-containing protein yields the protein MFRSTKLHKKFLAVLLLAGPATVVTPLVTTVAKAATPVASAPAQGVIKQKSDFAFDDTVDRIKADIAKKGIRFFDEIDHTALGASADLPINRSKLLLFGNPPLGVQFLQANPVAGLDWPVRMLVTQDDDGAVWVSWSDFRFVANRYQLAHRDKQIAMASEVAASIASSTRK from the coding sequence ATGTTCAGAAGCACCAAGCTCCACAAGAAATTCCTCGCGGTCCTGTTGCTTGCCGGCCCCGCAACGGTCGTAACGCCGCTCGTCACCACGGTGGCGAAGGCAGCGACCCCGGTGGCCAGCGCGCCCGCGCAAGGCGTGATCAAGCAGAAGAGCGACTTCGCGTTCGACGACACGGTCGACCGCATCAAGGCGGACATCGCCAAGAAGGGCATCCGCTTCTTCGACGAGATCGACCACACCGCCCTCGGCGCCTCTGCCGACCTCCCGATCAACCGCTCCAAGCTACTGCTGTTCGGCAATCCACCTCTGGGTGTGCAGTTCCTGCAAGCGAACCCCGTCGCGGGGCTCGACTGGCCCGTGCGCATGCTCGTCACACAGGACGATGACGGCGCCGTGTGGGTCAGCTGGAGCGACTTCCGCTTCGTCGCCAACCGCTACCAGCTCGCCCATCGAGACAAGCAGATCGCCATGGCGAGCGAAGTCGCGGCCTCCATCGCATCTTCGACGAGGAAGTGA
- a CDS encoding cation diffusion facilitator family transporter, with the protein MSAHNNRTLLIALGANLGIAAAKFIAAGITGSSAMLTEGVHSVVDSTNQLLLIWGRRQSRKPADEWHPLGHGREIYFWSFVVAVLVFALGAGVSVYEGIVHIAHPEEAVTPIIAYTVLIVAFLLEGGSTWAAFREFKQAKGALGWWEAVRRSKDPPAFIVLLENGAAMAGLLVAAIGLALSQLSGDPFFDGAASVIIGVILGLTALLLAVESKALLIGESADPELVSALRKLTLAHREVTGVGEILTLHSAPDQITAMMSVDFDDTITAGRVEAIVDQIEREAGERWPAVRRLFIRPRHDAEQRALLADREGGVAD; encoded by the coding sequence ATGAGCGCGCACAACAATCGGACCTTGCTGATCGCCTTGGGAGCCAACCTCGGTATCGCGGCGGCCAAATTCATTGCGGCGGGAATCACCGGATCTTCGGCGATGCTCACGGAAGGTGTGCACAGCGTCGTCGACTCGACCAACCAGCTTCTGCTGATTTGGGGGCGGCGGCAGTCCCGCAAGCCAGCCGACGAATGGCACCCTTTAGGGCACGGCCGGGAGATTTATTTCTGGAGCTTTGTGGTTGCGGTCCTGGTCTTCGCATTGGGTGCCGGTGTGTCCGTCTACGAAGGCATCGTGCACATCGCTCATCCCGAAGAAGCAGTAACGCCGATTATTGCCTACACTGTGCTAATCGTTGCCTTCCTGCTTGAAGGCGGATCGACCTGGGCTGCCTTTCGTGAATTTAAGCAGGCAAAGGGTGCCCTGGGGTGGTGGGAAGCGGTCCGCCGGTCAAAGGATCCGCCGGCGTTCATAGTGTTGCTCGAGAACGGAGCCGCCATGGCGGGACTGCTGGTCGCCGCGATCGGCCTGGCGTTGTCGCAGCTGAGCGGAGACCCGTTCTTCGACGGGGCGGCGTCCGTCATCATCGGCGTCATCCTCGGCCTGACCGCGTTGCTCCTGGCCGTGGAGTCAAAGGCCCTTCTTATTGGCGAGTCAGCCGACCCTGAGCTGGTATCGGCCTTAAGGAAACTGACCCTGGCTCATCGAGAGGTGACAGGGGTCGGCGAGATTCTAACGCTCCATTCGGCGCCCGATCAAATCACCGCGATGATGAGCGTCGACTTCGACGATACGATCACAGCAGGCAGGGTCGAGGCGATTGTCGATCAGATCGAACGCGAAGCCGGTGAGAGGTGGCCCGCGGTGCGCCGCCTTTTCATCCGTCCGCGACACGATGCCGAGCAACGAGCTTTGCTTGCCGACAGAGAAGGGGGTGTGGCGGATTGA